The Gallus gallus isolate bGalGal1 chromosome 33, bGalGal1.mat.broiler.GRCg7b, whole genome shotgun sequence genomic sequence TACTCCTGCATACGTCAGTTGCTCCTCCACTTTCACAGATAGTAAAACATGGGAGCAGAGACAGACAAATTTCTGCTGGCTTCTTTATTGTGTGTATCAACAGAGCGCCTTGTTCTACAGGTACATGACATGAGTGTGtcaaaacactacagaaatgtAGCAGGCCAAGAATAACACTTTTGAAATCAAAGTCGTGCCTGTGAAAACAATAATGAagacaaataataataagagaTTGTCCTAACGATTTCAGAGTTACCTTGAGACTCCTGTTAGACTAGCATGCATCTTATGGATGTTAAAGATGTATGTattgctcactgcagccttgagctcctggttcctcaagCCGTAGATGAGAGgattcactgctggaggcaccactgagtacagaaatgaaaccagcaggtccagggatggagaagagatggaggaGGGTTTCACATAGGCAAACATGAGAGTGCTGACAAAgagggagaccacggccaggtgagggaggcacatggagaaggctttgtgccgtccctgctcagagggcatcctcagcacggccctgaagatctgcacataggagaaaagaatgaaaacaaaacacccacagaTTAAACAAAGACTAAAATAAATTATCCCAACTTCACTGAGGTAGTCAgattttgagcaggagagcttgaggatctgggcaatttcacagaataattgatccacagcattgccttggcacagaggcagggaaaatgtatcGGCCGTGTGCAGCAGAGcatagagaagcccagtgccccaggcagctgctgccatggtggcacaagctctgctgcccagcagggtcccgtagtgcaggggcttgcagatggcaacatagcggtcataggacatcacagtgagaagaaaatattctgccgagaggaagaagacaaagaagaagacctgtgcagcacatcctgcgtaggagatgtccctggtgtgccagagggcattggccatggctttggggagagtggtggagatgcagcccaggtcgaggagggcgaggttgaggaggaagaagtacatgggggtgtgcaggcggtggtcgcaggctacggctgtgctgatgaggccgttgcccaggagggcagccaggtagatgcccagcaagagccagaagtgcaggagctgcagctgccgcgtgtctgccaacgccaggaggaggaactcgctgatggagctgctgttgggcatctgcggttcctggacatggagtcctgttcagggtgcagaagataatgacaagacAAGAACATTCTCAGTGATACTCCTCCTACTATTCTATAAAGACTTCCTTTCTTTAAGGACAGTGTTCATTTAGTTCCATCACTTGAATTTAGCTTCATGAGGTTCATTATTCTATAACAAGTagaagctgaaggagctttagccttcctctcattttctaatcATATCCCAGCCTCCTGGATCATTTCCTCTTAGGAGCCGTTTCCATGTCTCATATCTTT encodes the following:
- the LOC112530892 gene encoding olfactory receptor 14I1-like; this encodes MPNSSSISEFLLLALADTRQLQLLHFWLLLGIYLAALLGNGLISTAVACDHRLHTPMYFFLLNLALLDLGCISTTLPKAMANALWHTRDISYAGCAAQVFFFVFFLSAEYFLLTVMSYDRYVAICKPL